In one Gadus morhua chromosome 15, gadMor3.0, whole genome shotgun sequence genomic region, the following are encoded:
- the LOC115560456 gene encoding DELTA-stichotoxin-Hmg2b: MPHRSCTVEINNSSGSYSLSDPRVFMESGCCEVPLPPMVGPCSQASAFFNKTEGAATGAVGVFTYNLFNYDLNDYSHLLAVMYSVPYDRILYSNWCAVGVFERGTECDYSLYDALYNGSEDRFARAKADGGGVSYEGDYVVVGASMSDSGEAVVRVDINDLGMY; the protein is encoded by the exons ATGCCTCACCGCAGCTGCACCGTGGAGATCAACAACTCCTCTGGGTCGTACAGCCTCTCTGACCCCAG GGTGTTCATGGAGAGCGGGTGCTGCGAGGTGCCCCTGCCCCCCATGGTCGGCCCGTGCTCCCAGGCCAGCGCCTTCTTCAACAAGACGGAGGGCGCGGCCACGGGCGCGGTGGGCGTGTTCACCTACAACCTGTTCAACTACGATCTCAACGACTACAGCCACTTGCTGGCCGTCATGTACTCCGTGCCCTACGACCGCATCCTCTACTCCAACTGGTGCGCCGTGGGCGTGTTCGAGCGCGGCACCGAGTGCGACTACAGCCTGTACGACGCCTTGTACAACGGCTCCGAGGACCGCTTCGCCCGCGCCAAGGCCGACGGCGGGGGCGTGTCCTACGAGGGCGACTACGTGGTGGTCGGCGCCTCCATGTCTGACTCAGGGGAGGCCGTGGTGAGGGTGGACATCAACGACCTGGGCATGTACTAG
- the pcca gene encoding propionyl-CoA carboxylase alpha chain, mitochondrial isoform X1: MAAHISTLSLPRLLVAAKNASLHARWQAVAHSAVRYSTVPVPQEKTFDKILIANRGEIACRVMKTCRMMGIQTVAVHSDVDASAVHVKMADQAVCVGPAPTNQSYLNMDAIMEAVRSTGAQAVHPGYGFLSENKEFARRLAAEGVAFIGPDTHAIQAMGDKIESKLIAKAAQVNTIPGFDGVVETVEDAVRIALDIGYPVMIKASAGGGGKGMRIAWNEEETRDGFRFSTQEAASSFGDSRLLIEKFIDNPRHIEIQVLADKHGNALWLNERECSIQRRNQKVVEEAPSTFLDADTRRAMGEQAVQLAQAVQYSSAGTVEFLVDSHKNFYFLEMNTRLQVEHPITELITGLDLVQQMIRVAKGYPLLHKQEDIPINGWAIESRVYAEDPYKSFGLPSIGRLSQYQEPLNLSNVRVDSGISEGSDISIYYDPMISKLVTYGATRAEALSKMEDALDNYVIRGVTHNIPLLREIITHPRFISGDISTNFLPEVYPDGFNGHQLTAGGQRELLASAAALHVSAQLRAQTFLGTLRVSASSQERRRWDLCVELGGERHPVVVSRTGQTYTVEVGGESLVVSGEWDLASPLLPLKINNTPRMLQCLSRTASGDICLQYLGTSFKVRVLSPLAAELSSFMPEKVPEDTSSILRSPMPGSVVAVSVKPGDTVAEGQEICVIEAMKMQNSMTAAKTGKVKSVHCKAGETVGEGDLLVELE, encoded by the exons ATGGCGGCGCACATCAGCACCCTGTCGCTCCCTAGACTACTGGTCGCTGCAAAG aatgcatcgcTCCACGCCCGATGGCAGGCGGTGGCCCACTCTGCCGTCCGCTACTCCACCGTCCCGGTCCCTCAggagaag ACCTTTGATAAAATCCTCATCGCCAACCGAGGAGAGATCGCCTGCAGG GTGATGAAGACGTGCAGGATGATGGGGATCCAGACGGTGGCGGTGCACAGCGACGTGGACGCCAGCGCG GTGCACGTCAAGATGGCCGACCAGGCGGTGTGCGTCGGCCCGGCACCGACCAATCAGAGCTACCTGAACATGGACGCCATCATGGAGGCGGTCCGCAGCACCGGCGCCCAGGCG GTCCATCCAGGCTACGGCTTTCTGTCGGAAAACAAAGAGTTTGCGAGGCGTCTG GCAGCGGAGGGCGTGGCCTTCATCGGGCCGGACACGCACGCCATCCAGGCGATGGGCGACAAGATCGAGAGCAAGCTGATCGCCAAGGCTGCCCAGGTCAACACCATCCCGGGGTTCGACGGCGTCGTCGAG ACGGTGGAGGACGCGGTGAGGATCGCCCTGGACATCG gttacCCGGTGATGATCAAAGCTtcagccggaggaggagggaaaggcATGAGGATAGCCTGGAACGAAGAGGAGACCAG ggaTGGCTTCCGCTTTTCCACTCAGGAAGCGGCCTCCAGCTTCGGTGACAGCAGACTGCTGATCGAGAAGTTCATCGACAACCCCCGACACATAGAGATACAG GTGCTGGCTGATAAACACGGTAACGCTCTGTGGCTGAACGAGAGGGAGTGCTCCAtccagaggaggaaccagaaggtggtggaggaggctcCCAG cACCTTCCTGGACGCGGACACCCGCCGGGCCATGGGGGAGCAGGCGGTGCAGCTGGCCCAGGCGGTGCAGTACTCCTCCGCCGGCACCGTGGAGTTCCTGGTCGACTCCCACAAGAACTTCTACTTCCTGGAGATGAACACTCGGCTGCAG GTGGAGCATCCAATCACAGAGCTCATCACTGGGCTGGACCTGGTGCAGCAGATGATCCGCGTCGCCAAGGgttaccccctcctccacaaacAGGAGGACATCCCCATCAACGGCTGGGCCATCGAGAGCCGCGTCTACGCAGAG GACCCGTACAAGTCCTTCGGCCTCCCGTCCATCGGCAGGTTGTCTCAGTACCAGGAGCCGTTGAACCTCAGCAAC GTGCGTGTGGACAGCGGCATCAGTGAAGGAAGTGACATCAGCATCTACTACGACCCCATGATCTCCAAG CTGGTCACCTACGGGGCCACGCGGGCGGAGGCCCTCTCCAAGATGGAGGACGCCCTGGATAACTACGTCATCAGAG GTGTGACCCACAACATCCCTCTCCTGCGGGAGATCATCACCCACCCCCGCTTCATCTCCGGGGACATCAGCACCAACTTCCTGCCGGAGGTCTACCCCGACGGGTTCAATGGTCACCAGCTGACGgcgggggggcagagggagctGCTGGCTTCGGCGGCCGCGCTGCACGTCTCCGCACAGCTGCGCGCGCAGACCTTCCTGGGCACGCTGAG GGTGTCCGCCTCCTCCCAGGAGCGGCGGCGCTGGGACCTGTGTGTGGAGCTGGGGGGGGAGCGCCACCCGGTGGTGGTCTCCAGAACAGGACAGACCTACACG gtggaggtggggggagagagcctGGTGGTGAGTGGGGAGTGGGATCTTGCCTCCCCCCTGCTGCCCCTGAAGATCAACAACACTCCCAGGATGTTGCAG TGTCTGTCCAGGACTGCGTCTGGGGACATCTGTCTTCAGTACCTGGGAACATCG ttcaAGGTGCGCGTCCTGTCCCCGCTGGCTGCTGAGCTGAGCTCCTTCATGCCGGAGAAGGTTCCAGAAGACACCAGCAGCATCCTGCGCTCGCCCATGCCGGGCTCCGTGGTGGCCGTGTCCGTCAAGCCCGGAGACACG gtggCCGAGGGCCAGGAGATCTGCGTGATCGAGGCCATGAAGATGCAGAACAGCATGACGGCGGCCAAGACTGGAAAG gtgAAGAGCGTCCACTGCAAGGCCGGAGAGACGGTGGGAGAGGGCGATCTGTTGGTGGAGCTGGAGTAG
- the pcca gene encoding propionyl-CoA carboxylase alpha chain, mitochondrial isoform X2, translating to MGEQAVQLAQAVQYSSAGTVEFLVDSHKNFYFLEMNTRLQVEHPITELITGLDLVQQMIRVAKGYPLLHKQEDIPINGWAIESRVYAEDPYKSFGLPSIGRLSQYQEPLNLSNVRVDSGISEGSDISIYYDPMISKLVTYGATRAEALSKMEDALDNYVIRGVTHNIPLLREIITHPRFISGDISTNFLPEVYPDGFNGHQLTAGGQRELLASAAALHVSAQLRAQTFLGTLRVSASSQERRRWDLCVELGGERHPVVVSRTGQTYTVEVGGESLVVSGEWDLASPLLPLKINNTPRMLQCLSRTASGDICLQYLGTSFKVRVLSPLAAELSSFMPEKVPEDTSSILRSPMPGSVVAVSVKPGDTVAEGQEICVIEAMKMQNSMTAAKTGKVKSVHCKAGETVGEGDLLVELE from the exons ATGGGGGAGCAGGCGGTGCAGCTGGCCCAGGCGGTGCAGTACTCCTCCGCCGGCACCGTGGAGTTCCTGGTCGACTCCCACAAGAACTTCTACTTCCTGGAGATGAACACTCGGCTGCAG GTGGAGCATCCAATCACAGAGCTCATCACTGGGCTGGACCTGGTGCAGCAGATGATCCGCGTCGCCAAGGgttaccccctcctccacaaacAGGAGGACATCCCCATCAACGGCTGGGCCATCGAGAGCCGCGTCTACGCAGAG GACCCGTACAAGTCCTTCGGCCTCCCGTCCATCGGCAGGTTGTCTCAGTACCAGGAGCCGTTGAACCTCAGCAAC GTGCGTGTGGACAGCGGCATCAGTGAAGGAAGTGACATCAGCATCTACTACGACCCCATGATCTCCAAG CTGGTCACCTACGGGGCCACGCGGGCGGAGGCCCTCTCCAAGATGGAGGACGCCCTGGATAACTACGTCATCAGAG GTGTGACCCACAACATCCCTCTCCTGCGGGAGATCATCACCCACCCCCGCTTCATCTCCGGGGACATCAGCACCAACTTCCTGCCGGAGGTCTACCCCGACGGGTTCAATGGTCACCAGCTGACGgcgggggggcagagggagctGCTGGCTTCGGCGGCCGCGCTGCACGTCTCCGCACAGCTGCGCGCGCAGACCTTCCTGGGCACGCTGAG GGTGTCCGCCTCCTCCCAGGAGCGGCGGCGCTGGGACCTGTGTGTGGAGCTGGGGGGGGAGCGCCACCCGGTGGTGGTCTCCAGAACAGGACAGACCTACACG gtggaggtggggggagagagcctGGTGGTGAGTGGGGAGTGGGATCTTGCCTCCCCCCTGCTGCCCCTGAAGATCAACAACACTCCCAGGATGTTGCAG TGTCTGTCCAGGACTGCGTCTGGGGACATCTGTCTTCAGTACCTGGGAACATCG ttcaAGGTGCGCGTCCTGTCCCCGCTGGCTGCTGAGCTGAGCTCCTTCATGCCGGAGAAGGTTCCAGAAGACACCAGCAGCATCCTGCGCTCGCCCATGCCGGGCTCCGTGGTGGCCGTGTCCGTCAAGCCCGGAGACACG gtggCCGAGGGCCAGGAGATCTGCGTGATCGAGGCCATGAAGATGCAGAACAGCATGACGGCGGCCAAGACTGGAAAG gtgAAGAGCGTCCACTGCAAGGCCGGAGAGACGGTGGGAGAGGGCGATCTGTTGGTGGAGCTGGAGTAG